In Micromonospora inyonensis, the genomic window CCGCCGGGGTGGGCGAGCACGCCGCGCCGGTCCGCGCCGCCGCGCTGGCCGGGCTGGAACGGCTGGGGATCAGCGTCGACCCGGCGCGCAACGCCACCGGCGGCGGGGAGGACCGGGTGATCTCCCCGGACGGCTCCGAGGTCACGGTCTGCGTGGTCGGCACGGACGAGGAACGGGAGATCGCCCGGGCGGCCCGCGCGGTGGTCGCCGCCGGCTGACCCGCGCGGGTCAGCTCAGGGCGATCCAGAAGGCCAGGGCGAGCAGCAGCGCGGCCACCACCACCGCACCGATCAGCGACGGCTTCGACGACTCGGGCACCGGCGGGCCGGTCGGGCTGGCCAGCTCCGGAGCGGGCACGAAGGCACGATACGACTCGATGGTCCCACCCGGGTCGACGGAGTCGTCAGCCATGCCGACGAGGGTAGCGAAGCCGCGCAACCCGTGGTGAGCCGGCGCACCCGCACGCCCGCGTCCGTCGACGGTCTCCCCGGAACGCCTCCCGGCCGGGTGGCGGAAACGGATCGGCCGGGTGGCGGGCGCACCCGATCCGGAAGGCGGGAGCGCACCGCCTCGGGGGCACCTACCGTCAGGACATGAAACCCCCTCGCCTGCTCGCCGCGCTGCTGCTGACGGTGCTGCTGGCCGGCTGCGGCACGGCCACCGCCGCGCCTGGTACCGCCCCACCGCCCCGCCCGGCACCCCGGGAGGCGTACGCCGTCGGCGTGCGGACGCTGACCGTCGAGCCCGGGTCGGCCCGCCCGCTGCCGGTGACCGTCTGGTACCCGGCAGCCGGCCGGTCGGCCGCGCCGGGTCGGTTCCCGGTGGTGCTGTACAGCCACGGGCTGCGCAGCGTGCCCGCACTGCACGCCGCGTTGACCACCCGGTGGGCGGCGGCGGGCTTCGTGGTGGCCGCGCCCACCTACCCGAACACCAACCTCCGCTCGGCCCGGTTCAACCGCGCCGACGTCCGCAACCAGCCGGCGGACGCCTGGCGTGTGGTCCGACACGTCATCCGGTTGGACGGCACCCCCGGCGACCTGCTCGCCGGTCACCTGGAGACCGGCCGGGTCGCCGCTGCCGGACACTCGGCCGGCGGGTTCACCACCGCCGGCATGTTCACCTCGGGTCACCCGGCACGACTGCGGGCAGGCGTCATCATCGCCGCCGGGGGCATGGCGGGCAGCTTCGCCGGACCGCCGGCCGCCCTGCTCTTCGTGCACGGCGGAGCCGACCAGATCGTGCCGTGGCACGTCGGCCGGGCCGGATACGACCGCACGGACTGGCCCCGGGCGTTCCTCACCCTGCCCGGCCAGGGGCACGGCGAGTACCTGACCCCTGACCGGCCCGGATTCGCACAGGTCCTCGCCGCCACCACCGACCTGCTGCGCTGGCGGCTCTACGACGACCCGGCGGCCGGACGACGGATCGCGGCGGGCGCGCGGCTGGCCGGGGTGACCAGCTTCGAGGACCGCCTCGGCATCCCCCACTGAGCCGTCCGGCCGAGCCGGGAGGCGAGGCACAATCGAGGACATGTCCCGCCGCCGTACCCCCGCGCTCGTCGCCACCACGCTGCTCACCCTGGGACTCGCCGCGTGCTCGACCGACGCCGCCCCGGCCACCTGGTCCCCGGCGGCCGAACCGTCGACGACCGCCACGCCCGCCGCGGAGGCCCCCCGGGGGCGGGCGCCGGAGAAGGCGTTCGCGATCGGCGTACGCCAGCTCACGCTCAACCGGGACGGCGACCGGCCCCTGCCGGTGACGCTCTGGTACCCGGCCCGGGGCGAGTCCGGCGGCACGGCGAAACGGTCGGCACCCGCCGCCGGGGGCCGCTTCCCGGTGGTGGTGTTCAGCCACGGCCTCAGCGCCCGGCCAGCCGACTACGCCGCCCTGCTCACCCGGTGGGCGGCGGCGGGCTTCGTGGTGGCCGCTCCGACGTTCCCGAACACCAGCCGTGGCGCCGCCCAGGTCAACCCGCTCGACGTGCTCAACCAGCCGGCCGACGTGTCGTACGTGCTCACCGAGGTCCTGGCCCTGGACGGGCGGGCCGGCGACCCGCTGCGCGGGCGACTGGCCACCGACCGGGTGGCCGCCGCCGGGCACTCCGCCGGCGGGGTGACCACCATCGGCCTGTTCACCCTGGGCCGGGACGAGCGGCTCGGCTCCGGGGTGGTCCTCGCCGGCACCGCACTCGGCGTGGGCAGCGCCTTCGCCGGAACCGCCGCCCCGCAGCTCTTCGTGCACGGTGAACTCGACGAAGTGGTCGACTACTCCGCCGGCAGGGCGGCCTACGACCGGGTTCCCTGGCCCAAGGCGATGCTGAGCCTGCCCCGGGGAGACCACGGGCGGGCCCTGCTCGCCGACGGCGCGTCCCTGCGGGTCGTCGCGGACACCACCGTCGAGTTCCTGCGCTGGAGCCTCTACGGCGACGACACGGCCAAGCGCCGGCTGCCGGCCGACGCGGCACGGGGCGGTCTCGCCACCCTCGACAACCGGCTCTGAGCCGTCGCCGGGGCGCGCGTACCCGCCGCTGCGCGCGGACGCCCCGCGACCGTCGTGGTGCGGGACGCCGCCGGATCAGCGGGTGTGGTCGACGACGACCTTGCCGAAGACGTCACCGGAGTGCAGCCGGGCGAACGCCTCCTCGACCTGGCTGAACGGGTGCACGCTGTCGACGACCGGGCGCACCCCGTGTCCGGCGCAGAAGGCGAGCAGCTGCGCCATGTCCTCCGGGGTGCCCATCGAGGTGCCGAGGATCTGCAACTGCATGGCGAAGATCCGGCGCAGGTTGACCTTCGGCTCGTGCCCGGCGGTCGCACCGGAGACGACGATCCGGGCCATCGGCGCGGCCGACTTCAGGGAGTGGTCGAAGGTGGCCGCGCCGACCGTCTCGATGACCACGTCGACCCGCTCCGGCAGCCGGGCTCCCGGCTCCACGGCGGTCGCGCCCAGCGCGGCGATCCGCTCCCGCTTGGCCGCGTCCCGGCTGGCCGCGTAGACCCGCTTTCCCATCGCCAGGGCGAGCGCCACGGCCGCCGTGGCGACCCCACCACCGGCGCCCTGCACGAGCACCGCGTCGCCCTCGTCGACCCGCCCGACGGTGGTGAGCATCCGCCAGGCGGTGAGCCAGGCGGTGGGCAGGCAGGCGGCGTCGGTGGCGGAGAGCCCAGCGGGCAGCGGCAGCAGGTTCGACCGGGGCACGGCCACCCGCTCGGCGAGGGTGCCCTGGGCGTGCTCGGAGAGGAGGGAGATGCCGCGCGGGTCGCCCTTGTCGGCGATCACCGGGTAGACGACGACCTCGTTGCCGTCCGGGTCGACGCCCACCGCGTCGCAGCCGAGGATCATCGGCAGGCGGTCCGCGCCCAGGCCGACGCCGCGCAGCGACCAGAGGTCGTGGTGGTTGAGCGAGCTGGCCAGGACCTGGACGGTCACCCAGTCGTCGTCCCAGGGGGTCGGCTCGGGCCGCTCTCCCACGGTCAGCGCGGCGAGCGGGTCGGCGTCGTCGAAACGGGAGGCGAAGGCGGCACGCATGGTCGGCACGGTAACAAGGATGACGGCAGCGGCGCAGCCCCCGAAGGAGGTGACCCTCGGCCACCACGCCGCTGCGCCGTGTCCACGCCGGGGCGATGCTTCGTCCGTCCCGTCCGGCTCTGCCAGAAAAGGGGCCCCGGGCCGGCGGGCGGCGGGTGGGCCCCTTTTCGGAGTTCCGACGGTTCAGGCGCGGGCGACGCCGTCCGCGCGGGCCGCCTCCGCGACCGCCTCGGCAACGGCCGGGGCGACCCGGGGGTCGAGCGGCGAGGGCACGATCGCGTCCGCGGTCAACGTCTCGCTGACCACCCCGGCGATCGCGTCGGCCGCCGCCACCTTCATGTTCTCGGTGATCCGGGTGGCCCGGGCGTCCAGCGCGCCCCGGAACACGCCGGGGAAGGCGAGCACGTTGTTGATCTGGTTGGGGTAGTCGCTGCGCCCGGTGGCGACCACCGCGACGTGCCGGGCGGCCACCTCGGGGTGCACCTCCGGGCTGGGGTTGGCCAGGGCGAAGACGATGCCACCCGAGGCCATCCCGGCCACCGCCGCCTCCGGGATCTGACCGCCGGAAACCCCGATCAGGACGTCGGCGTCACGCAGCGCCTCGGTCATGTCCCCGCGCCGCCCGGCGGCGTTGGTGATGGCGGCCAGTTCGGCCTTGGTCGCGGTGAGGTCGGTGCGGTCCCGGCCGATGATGCCCCGCGAGTCGCAGACCACCACCTCGTCCGGGTCGACGCCCCCGGCGATCAGCATCTTGGTCACCGCGATCCCGGCCGCGCCGGCACCGCTGACCGCGACCCGCAGGTCACCGAGCTTGCGGTTGAGCAGCCGGGACGCGTTGCGCAGGGCGGCGAGCACGACGATGGCGGTGCCGTGCTGGTCGTCGTGGAAGACCGGGATGCCGAGGGCCTCGTCGAGGCGGCGCTCGATCTCGAAGCAGCGCGGCGCGCTGATGTCCTCCAGGTTGATCCCACCGAACGACGGGGCGAGCGCCGTCACCGCCGTGACGATCTCGTCCACGTCCTGGGTGTCCAGGCAGATCGGCACAGCGTCCACGCCGCCGAACTGCTTGAACAGCACCGCCTTGCCCTCCATGACCGGCATCGCGGCGCGGGGGCCGATGTTGCCCAGGCCGAGCACGGCGGAGCCGTCGGTGACCACCGCGACGGTGTGCGACACCCAGGTGTACTCGTCCACCAGGGCGGGGTCGGCGGCGATGGCCTCACAGACTCGGGCGACGCCCGGGGTGTAGGCGAGGGAGAGATCCTCGCGGCTGGTCAGCGGCACCGTCGAGGTGACGGCCATCTTGCCGCCGACGTGCAGCCGGAAGACGGGATCAGCGGGATCCGCAGAAGGCGATGACATGGTGACTCCAAGATCTGTCGAGCAGATGGACCGGCCAGCCGGGCCACGTGGTCAGCGGCAGCGGGCGGCGCGCGGTGCGGGGGTCACCCGGGCACTGCCCGAGCATA contains:
- a CDS encoding NAD(P)-dependent malic enzyme, with protein sequence MSSPSADPADPVFRLHVGGKMAVTSTVPLTSREDLSLAYTPGVARVCEAIAADPALVDEYTWVSHTVAVVTDGSAVLGLGNIGPRAAMPVMEGKAVLFKQFGGVDAVPICLDTQDVDEIVTAVTALAPSFGGINLEDISAPRCFEIERRLDEALGIPVFHDDQHGTAIVVLAALRNASRLLNRKLGDLRVAVSGAGAAGIAVTKMLIAGGVDPDEVVVCDSRGIIGRDRTDLTATKAELAAITNAAGRRGDMTEALRDADVLIGVSGGQIPEAAVAGMASGGIVFALANPSPEVHPEVAARHVAVVATGRSDYPNQINNVLAFPGVFRGALDARATRITENMKVAAADAIAGVVSETLTADAIVPSPLDPRVAPAVAEAVAEAARADGVARA
- a CDS encoding alpha/beta hydrolase family protein is translated as MSRRRTPALVATTLLTLGLAACSTDAAPATWSPAAEPSTTATPAAEAPRGRAPEKAFAIGVRQLTLNRDGDRPLPVTLWYPARGESGGTAKRSAPAAGGRFPVVVFSHGLSARPADYAALLTRWAAAGFVVAAPTFPNTSRGAAQVNPLDVLNQPADVSYVLTEVLALDGRAGDPLRGRLATDRVAAAGHSAGGVTTIGLFTLGRDERLGSGVVLAGTALGVGSAFAGTAAPQLFVHGELDEVVDYSAGRAAYDRVPWPKAMLSLPRGDHGRALLADGASLRVVADTTVEFLRWSLYGDDTAKRRLPADAARGGLATLDNRL
- a CDS encoding alpha/beta hydrolase family protein translates to MKPPRLLAALLLTVLLAGCGTATAAPGTAPPPRPAPREAYAVGVRTLTVEPGSARPLPVTVWYPAAGRSAAPGRFPVVLYSHGLRSVPALHAALTTRWAAAGFVVAAPTYPNTNLRSARFNRADVRNQPADAWRVVRHVIRLDGTPGDLLAGHLETGRVAAAGHSAGGFTTAGMFTSGHPARLRAGVIIAAGGMAGSFAGPPAALLFVHGGADQIVPWHVGRAGYDRTDWPRAFLTLPGQGHGEYLTPDRPGFAQVLAATTDLLRWRLYDDPAAGRRIAAGARLAGVTSFEDRLGIPH
- a CDS encoding zinc-binding dehydrogenase produces the protein MPTMRAAFASRFDDADPLAALTVGERPEPTPWDDDWVTVQVLASSLNHHDLWSLRGVGLGADRLPMILGCDAVGVDPDGNEVVVYPVIADKGDPRGISLLSEHAQGTLAERVAVPRSNLLPLPAGLSATDAACLPTAWLTAWRMLTTVGRVDEGDAVLVQGAGGGVATAAVALALAMGKRVYAASRDAAKRERIAALGATAVEPGARLPERVDVVIETVGAATFDHSLKSAAPMARIVVSGATAGHEPKVNLRRIFAMQLQILGTSMGTPEDMAQLLAFCAGHGVRPVVDSVHPFSQVEEAFARLHSGDVFGKVVVDHTR